One genomic segment of Polyodon spathula isolate WHYD16114869_AA chromosome 35, ASM1765450v1, whole genome shotgun sequence includes these proteins:
- the zgc:162698 gene encoding transmembrane protein 87A isoform X2, whose protein sequence is MAMLGGIVSLFLITLLVFFHVVLQVQAVSQPGKWILSADSKHNREQNKFVFTKTLFKDSTIFMQWRSEDCKHPVNLSISWYLRSSRCYDEVFGLDNSELENYFMLDTEVREGGTGFFIFHKYDPVECGQRVHELAVKSFDVPIKIMKFESAASEKPTVGKNATTKAEDEEVQEMTAMTSSAVPPYAVARTWEDGPYMFIVQIEETGSNPDKYHGSEPRGSSEEGKEWKLELEIRMLGPYQYLSASEWPLMCFYMVMCIIYVLLGVLWLVLSACYWRDLLRIQFWIGGVLFLGMLEKAVYYAEFQSIRYDGLSVQGAVIFAEILSAVKRTLARVLVIIASLGYGIVKPRLGALLHRVVGVGLVYLIFSVVEGVLRVNSEQGATGRLLCDIVLALTDSCIVWWVFISLAQTMKLLRLRRNLVKLSLYRHFTNTLIFTIIASVIFIIWMSKTFKFSKCQSDWRELWLDDAFWRFLFSIVLLVIMFLWRPSVNSQRYAFTPLIDEMSDEEKEEMRNEAFEGMKIRGMKTETNGSAKASKVQDEDLKWVEENIPSSIADMAPLLDSDEENITTQFEISKME, encoded by the exons ATGGCGATGCTGGGAGGGATCGTGTCtctgtttttaataacattaTTGGTTTTTTTCCACGTTGTCCTGCAGGTACAGGCGGTTTCACAGCCGGGGAAATGGATTCTGAGCGCTGACAGC AAACATAACCGTGAACAGAACAAATTCGTGTTCACAAAGACGTTATTCAAAGACTCGACTATCTTCATGCAAT GGAGGAGTGAAGACTGCAAGCATCCAGTTAATCTCTCAATATCCTGGTACCTGCGAAGCTCACGCTGCTATGATGAAGTCTTCGGACTGGAT AATTCTGAACTCGAAAATTACTTCATGTTGGACACAGAAGTGAGAGAGGGTGGAACTGGGTTTTTCATTTTCCATAAGTACGACCCTGTAGAGTGTGGCCAACGTGTGCACGAG cttgCTGTGAAATCCTTCGATGTGCCGATAAAGATTATGAAGTTTGAAAGC GCGGCTTCTGAGAAACCGACTGTGGGCAAGAATGCGACAACAAAGGCAGAGGATGAAGAGGTTCAGGAGATGACTGCGATGACGTCGTCTGCTGTG CCTCCCTACGCGGTTGCCAGGACTTGGGAAGATGGGCCTTACATGTTCATCGTTCAGATTGAGGAGACTGGCAGCAACCCTGACAAGTACCACGGCTCAGAGCCCAGGGGCAGCTCCGAGGAGGGCAAAGAGTGGAAACTGGAGT tagaaaTCAGGATGCTTGGTCCGTACCAATACCTCTCGGCATCTGAATGGCCTCTAATGTGT TTCTACATGGTGATGTGCATCATCTACGTGCTGCTGGGGGTGCTGTGGCTGGTCCTCTCTGCCTGCTACTGGAGAGACCTGCTGCGCATCCAGTTCTGGATCGGCGGGGTCCTGTTTCTGGGCATGCTGGAGAAGGCTGTGTACTACGCAGAGTTCCAGAGTATCCGCTACGACGGTCTGTCTG tgcaaGGGGCTGTGATTTTTGCTGAAATTCTCTCTGCTGTGAAGAGGACTCTGGCCCGCGTGTTAGTCATCATTGCCAGTCTGGGATACGGCATCGTTAA GCCAAGACTGGGGGCTCTTCTGCACAGAGTCGTGGGGGTTGGTTTGGTCTACCTGATCTTCTCGGTAGTGGAGGGGGTCCTTCGGGTGAATTCG GAGCAAGGAGCGACAGGCAGGCTGCTGTGTGACATTGTGCTTGCCTTGACTGACTCCTGTATTGTGTGGTGG GTCTTCATCAGCCTTGCACAGACCATGAAGCTGTTGAGACTTCGGAGGAACCTGGTGAAGCTGTCCCTCTACCGTCACTTCACCAACACGTTGATATTCACCATCATCG CTTCTGTGATATTTATCATCTGGATGTCCAAGACCTTTAAATTTTCCAAGTGCCAGTCG GACTGGAGGGAGCTGTGGCTTGACGATGCTTTCTGGAGGTTTCTCTTCTCCATCGTTCTGCTGGTCATCATGTTCCTGTGGAGACCTTCCGTCAACAGCCAGAG ATACGCTTTCACTCCCCTAATTGACGAGATGAGCGACGAGGAAAAAGAAGAGATGAGGAACGAAGCTTTCG agggaATGAAGATAAGAGGAATGAAAACAGAGACCAACGGATCAGCCAAAGCCAGCAAAGTG CAGGATGAAGATCTGAAGTGGGTGGAGGAGAACATCCCATCTTCCATCGCAGATAT GGCGCCTTTACTGGACTCGGATGAG GAGAACATAACAACCCAATTTGAGATTTCCAAGATGGAATAA
- the zgc:162698 gene encoding transmembrane protein 87A isoform X4 — protein MAMLGGIVSLFLITLLVFFHVVLQVQAVSQPGKWILSADSKHNREQNKFVFTKTLFKDSTIFMQWRSEDCKHPVNLSISWYLRSSRCYDEVFGLDNSELENYFMLDTEVREGGTGFFIFHKYDPVECGQRVHELAVKSFDVPIKIMKFESAASEKPTVGKNATTKAEDEEVQEMTAMTSSAVPPYAVARTWEDGPYMFIVQIEETGSNPDKYHGSEPRGSSEEGKEWKLELEIRMLGPYQYLSASEWPLMCFYMVMCIIYVLLGVLWLVLSACYWRDLLRIQFWIGGVLFLGMLEKAVYYAEFQSIRYDGLSVQGAVIFAEILSAVKRTLARVLVIIASLGYGIVKPRLGALLHRVVGVGLVYLIFSVVEGVLRVNSAQDDLVLLAAIPLAVLDSALCWWVFISLAQTMKLLRLRRNLVKLSLYRHFTNTLIFTIIASVIFIIWMSKTFKFSKCQSDWRELWLDDAFWRFLFSIVLLVIMFLWRPSVNSQRYAFTPLIDEMSDEEKEEMRNEAFEGMKIRGMKTETNGSAKASKVQDEDLKWVEENIPSSIADMAPLLDSDEENITTQFEISKME, from the exons ATGGCGATGCTGGGAGGGATCGTGTCtctgtttttaataacattaTTGGTTTTTTTCCACGTTGTCCTGCAGGTACAGGCGGTTTCACAGCCGGGGAAATGGATTCTGAGCGCTGACAGC AAACATAACCGTGAACAGAACAAATTCGTGTTCACAAAGACGTTATTCAAAGACTCGACTATCTTCATGCAAT GGAGGAGTGAAGACTGCAAGCATCCAGTTAATCTCTCAATATCCTGGTACCTGCGAAGCTCACGCTGCTATGATGAAGTCTTCGGACTGGAT AATTCTGAACTCGAAAATTACTTCATGTTGGACACAGAAGTGAGAGAGGGTGGAACTGGGTTTTTCATTTTCCATAAGTACGACCCTGTAGAGTGTGGCCAACGTGTGCACGAG cttgCTGTGAAATCCTTCGATGTGCCGATAAAGATTATGAAGTTTGAAAGC GCGGCTTCTGAGAAACCGACTGTGGGCAAGAATGCGACAACAAAGGCAGAGGATGAAGAGGTTCAGGAGATGACTGCGATGACGTCGTCTGCTGTG CCTCCCTACGCGGTTGCCAGGACTTGGGAAGATGGGCCTTACATGTTCATCGTTCAGATTGAGGAGACTGGCAGCAACCCTGACAAGTACCACGGCTCAGAGCCCAGGGGCAGCTCCGAGGAGGGCAAAGAGTGGAAACTGGAGT tagaaaTCAGGATGCTTGGTCCGTACCAATACCTCTCGGCATCTGAATGGCCTCTAATGTGT TTCTACATGGTGATGTGCATCATCTACGTGCTGCTGGGGGTGCTGTGGCTGGTCCTCTCTGCCTGCTACTGGAGAGACCTGCTGCGCATCCAGTTCTGGATCGGCGGGGTCCTGTTTCTGGGCATGCTGGAGAAGGCTGTGTACTACGCAGAGTTCCAGAGTATCCGCTACGACGGTCTGTCTG tgcaaGGGGCTGTGATTTTTGCTGAAATTCTCTCTGCTGTGAAGAGGACTCTGGCCCGCGTGTTAGTCATCATTGCCAGTCTGGGATACGGCATCGTTAA GCCAAGACTGGGGGCTCTTCTGCACAGAGTCGTGGGGGTTGGTTTGGTCTACCTGATCTTCTCGGTAGTGGAGGGGGTCCTTCGGGTGAATTCG GCTCAGGATGATCTTGTGCTGTTGGCTGCTATCCCCCTGGCTGTGCTCGACTCTGCGCTCTGCTGGTGG GTCTTCATCAGCCTTGCACAGACCATGAAGCTGTTGAGACTTCGGAGGAACCTGGTGAAGCTGTCCCTCTACCGTCACTTCACCAACACGTTGATATTCACCATCATCG CTTCTGTGATATTTATCATCTGGATGTCCAAGACCTTTAAATTTTCCAAGTGCCAGTCG GACTGGAGGGAGCTGTGGCTTGACGATGCTTTCTGGAGGTTTCTCTTCTCCATCGTTCTGCTGGTCATCATGTTCCTGTGGAGACCTTCCGTCAACAGCCAGAG ATACGCTTTCACTCCCCTAATTGACGAGATGAGCGACGAGGAAAAAGAAGAGATGAGGAACGAAGCTTTCG agggaATGAAGATAAGAGGAATGAAAACAGAGACCAACGGATCAGCCAAAGCCAGCAAAGTG CAGGATGAAGATCTGAAGTGGGTGGAGGAGAACATCCCATCTTCCATCGCAGATAT GGCGCCTTTACTGGACTCGGATGAG GAGAACATAACAACCCAATTTGAGATTTCCAAGATGGAATAA
- the zgc:162698 gene encoding transmembrane protein 87A isoform X3: MAMLGGIVSLFLITLLVFFHVVLQVQAVSQPGKWILSADSKHNREQNKFVFTKTLFKDSTIFMQWRSEDCKHPVNLSISWYLRSSRCYDEVFGLDNSELENYFMLDTEVREGGTGFFIFHKYDPVECGQRVHELAVKSFDVPIKIMKFESAASEKPTVGKNATTKAEDEEVQEMTAMTSSAVPPYAVARTWEDGPYMFIVQIEETGSNPDKYHGSEPRGSSEEGKEWKLELEIRMLGPYQYLSASEWPLMCFYMVMCIIYVLLGVLWLVLSACYWRDLLRIQFWIGGVLFLGMLEKAVYYAEFQSIRYDGLSVQGAVIFAEILSAVKRTLARVLVIIASLGYGIVKPRLGALLHRVVGVGLVYLIFSVVEGVLRVNSEQGATGRLLCDIVLALTDSCIVWWVFISLAQTMKLLRLRRNLVKLSLYRHFTNTLIFTIIASVIFIIWMSKTFKFSKCQSDWRELWLDDAFWRFLFSIVLLVIMFLWRPSVNSQRYAFTPLIDEMSDEEKEEMRNEAFEGMKIRGMKTETNGSAKASKVDEDLKWVEENIPSSIADMAPLLDSDEENITTQFEISKME; encoded by the exons ATGGCGATGCTGGGAGGGATCGTGTCtctgtttttaataacattaTTGGTTTTTTTCCACGTTGTCCTGCAGGTACAGGCGGTTTCACAGCCGGGGAAATGGATTCTGAGCGCTGACAGC AAACATAACCGTGAACAGAACAAATTCGTGTTCACAAAGACGTTATTCAAAGACTCGACTATCTTCATGCAAT GGAGGAGTGAAGACTGCAAGCATCCAGTTAATCTCTCAATATCCTGGTACCTGCGAAGCTCACGCTGCTATGATGAAGTCTTCGGACTGGAT AATTCTGAACTCGAAAATTACTTCATGTTGGACACAGAAGTGAGAGAGGGTGGAACTGGGTTTTTCATTTTCCATAAGTACGACCCTGTAGAGTGTGGCCAACGTGTGCACGAG cttgCTGTGAAATCCTTCGATGTGCCGATAAAGATTATGAAGTTTGAAAGC GCGGCTTCTGAGAAACCGACTGTGGGCAAGAATGCGACAACAAAGGCAGAGGATGAAGAGGTTCAGGAGATGACTGCGATGACGTCGTCTGCTGTG CCTCCCTACGCGGTTGCCAGGACTTGGGAAGATGGGCCTTACATGTTCATCGTTCAGATTGAGGAGACTGGCAGCAACCCTGACAAGTACCACGGCTCAGAGCCCAGGGGCAGCTCCGAGGAGGGCAAAGAGTGGAAACTGGAGT tagaaaTCAGGATGCTTGGTCCGTACCAATACCTCTCGGCATCTGAATGGCCTCTAATGTGT TTCTACATGGTGATGTGCATCATCTACGTGCTGCTGGGGGTGCTGTGGCTGGTCCTCTCTGCCTGCTACTGGAGAGACCTGCTGCGCATCCAGTTCTGGATCGGCGGGGTCCTGTTTCTGGGCATGCTGGAGAAGGCTGTGTACTACGCAGAGTTCCAGAGTATCCGCTACGACGGTCTGTCTG tgcaaGGGGCTGTGATTTTTGCTGAAATTCTCTCTGCTGTGAAGAGGACTCTGGCCCGCGTGTTAGTCATCATTGCCAGTCTGGGATACGGCATCGTTAA GCCAAGACTGGGGGCTCTTCTGCACAGAGTCGTGGGGGTTGGTTTGGTCTACCTGATCTTCTCGGTAGTGGAGGGGGTCCTTCGGGTGAATTCG GAGCAAGGAGCGACAGGCAGGCTGCTGTGTGACATTGTGCTTGCCTTGACTGACTCCTGTATTGTGTGGTGG GTCTTCATCAGCCTTGCACAGACCATGAAGCTGTTGAGACTTCGGAGGAACCTGGTGAAGCTGTCCCTCTACCGTCACTTCACCAACACGTTGATATTCACCATCATCG CTTCTGTGATATTTATCATCTGGATGTCCAAGACCTTTAAATTTTCCAAGTGCCAGTCG GACTGGAGGGAGCTGTGGCTTGACGATGCTTTCTGGAGGTTTCTCTTCTCCATCGTTCTGCTGGTCATCATGTTCCTGTGGAGACCTTCCGTCAACAGCCAGAG ATACGCTTTCACTCCCCTAATTGACGAGATGAGCGACGAGGAAAAAGAAGAGATGAGGAACGAAGCTTTCG agggaATGAAGATAAGAGGAATGAAAACAGAGACCAACGGATCAGCCAAAGCCAGCAAAGTG GATGAAGATCTGAAGTGGGTGGAGGAGAACATCCCATCTTCCATCGCAGATAT GGCGCCTTTACTGGACTCGGATGAG GAGAACATAACAACCCAATTTGAGATTTCCAAGATGGAATAA
- the LOC121303872 gene encoding calpain small subunit 1-like, giving the protein MFLAKKLIGGLLDVVGNVDMNQFLPSDPPPPRRPVQYAEQHESEEERQFRKVFQQLAGDVSDLVSPSELMNILNKIVCRHGDLKTDGFSMESCRSMVAVMDSDSTGKLGFHEFKYLWNSIKKWQGVYKQYDVDRSGTIGASELPGAFQAAGFPLNDQLYQMIIRRYSDEEGNMDFDNYIGCLVRLDAMCRAFQTLDKDKNGTIKVDIKEWLQLTMYS; this is encoded by the exons ATGTTTCTGGCCAAAAAATTGATCGGTGGCCTTCTTGATGTCGTCGG AAATGTCGATATGAACCAGTTTCTCCCCTCGGACCCT CCACCCCCGCGCCGCCCCGTCCAGTACGCTGAGCAGCACGAGAGCGAGGAGGAGCGGCAGTTCAGGAAAGTGTTCCAGCAGCTTGCCGGAGACGTGA GTGACCTCGTGAGCCCATCGGAGCTGATGAATATTCTCAACAAAATTGTTTGCAGAC ACGGTGACCTCAAAACGGACGGGTTCAGCATGGAGTCCTGCCGAAGCATGGTGGCAGTTATGGAT AGCGACAGCACAGGCAAGCTGGGCTTTCATGAGTTTAAATACCTGTGGAACAGCATCAAGAAATGGCAG GGGGTGTATAAGCAGTATGATGTCGATCGTTCTGGTACAATCGGAGCTTCAGAGTTACCGGGTGCCTTCCAAGCTGCAG gGTTCCCTCTGAATGACCAGCTCTACCAAATGATTATTCGTCGCTATAGCGATGAGGAAGGCAACATGGACTTTGACAACTACATCGGCTGCCTGGTTCGCCTGGATGCCATGTGCC gtGCCTTCCAAACCCTGGACAAAGATAAGAATGGAACAATTAAAGTGGACATTAAGGAG
- the zgc:162698 gene encoding transmembrane protein 87A isoform X5, translating to MAMLGGIVSLFLITLLVFFHVVLQVQAVSQPGKWILSADSKHNREQNKFVFTKTLFKDSTIFMQWRSEDCKHPVNLSISWYLRSSRCYDEVFGLDNSELENYFMLDTEVREGGTGFFIFHKYDPVECGQRVHELAVKSFDVPIKIMKFESAASEKPTVGKNATTKAEDEEVQEMTAMTSSAVPPYAVARTWEDGPYMFIVQIEETGSNPDKYHGSEPRGSSEEGKEWKLELEIRMLGPYQYLSASEWPLMCFYMVMCIIYVLLGVLWLVLSACYWRDLLRIQFWIGGVLFLGMLEKAVYYAEFQSIRYDGLSVQGAVIFAEILSAVKRTLARVLVIIASLGYGIVKPRLGALLHRVVGVGLVYLIFSVVEGVLRVNSEQGATGRLLCDIVLALTDSCIVWWVFISLAQTMKLLRLRRNLVKLSLYRHFTNTLIFTIIASVIFIIWMSKTFKFSKCQSDWRELWLDDAFWRFLFSIVLLVIMFLWRPSVNSQRYAFTPLIDEMSDEEKEEMRNEAFEGMKIRGMKTETNGSAKASKVVGDFLDEDLKWVEENIPSSIADMAPLLDSDEENITTQFEISKME from the exons ATGGCGATGCTGGGAGGGATCGTGTCtctgtttttaataacattaTTGGTTTTTTTCCACGTTGTCCTGCAGGTACAGGCGGTTTCACAGCCGGGGAAATGGATTCTGAGCGCTGACAGC AAACATAACCGTGAACAGAACAAATTCGTGTTCACAAAGACGTTATTCAAAGACTCGACTATCTTCATGCAAT GGAGGAGTGAAGACTGCAAGCATCCAGTTAATCTCTCAATATCCTGGTACCTGCGAAGCTCACGCTGCTATGATGAAGTCTTCGGACTGGAT AATTCTGAACTCGAAAATTACTTCATGTTGGACACAGAAGTGAGAGAGGGTGGAACTGGGTTTTTCATTTTCCATAAGTACGACCCTGTAGAGTGTGGCCAACGTGTGCACGAG cttgCTGTGAAATCCTTCGATGTGCCGATAAAGATTATGAAGTTTGAAAGC GCGGCTTCTGAGAAACCGACTGTGGGCAAGAATGCGACAACAAAGGCAGAGGATGAAGAGGTTCAGGAGATGACTGCGATGACGTCGTCTGCTGTG CCTCCCTACGCGGTTGCCAGGACTTGGGAAGATGGGCCTTACATGTTCATCGTTCAGATTGAGGAGACTGGCAGCAACCCTGACAAGTACCACGGCTCAGAGCCCAGGGGCAGCTCCGAGGAGGGCAAAGAGTGGAAACTGGAGT tagaaaTCAGGATGCTTGGTCCGTACCAATACCTCTCGGCATCTGAATGGCCTCTAATGTGT TTCTACATGGTGATGTGCATCATCTACGTGCTGCTGGGGGTGCTGTGGCTGGTCCTCTCTGCCTGCTACTGGAGAGACCTGCTGCGCATCCAGTTCTGGATCGGCGGGGTCCTGTTTCTGGGCATGCTGGAGAAGGCTGTGTACTACGCAGAGTTCCAGAGTATCCGCTACGACGGTCTGTCTG tgcaaGGGGCTGTGATTTTTGCTGAAATTCTCTCTGCTGTGAAGAGGACTCTGGCCCGCGTGTTAGTCATCATTGCCAGTCTGGGATACGGCATCGTTAA GCCAAGACTGGGGGCTCTTCTGCACAGAGTCGTGGGGGTTGGTTTGGTCTACCTGATCTTCTCGGTAGTGGAGGGGGTCCTTCGGGTGAATTCG GAGCAAGGAGCGACAGGCAGGCTGCTGTGTGACATTGTGCTTGCCTTGACTGACTCCTGTATTGTGTGGTGG GTCTTCATCAGCCTTGCACAGACCATGAAGCTGTTGAGACTTCGGAGGAACCTGGTGAAGCTGTCCCTCTACCGTCACTTCACCAACACGTTGATATTCACCATCATCG CTTCTGTGATATTTATCATCTGGATGTCCAAGACCTTTAAATTTTCCAAGTGCCAGTCG GACTGGAGGGAGCTGTGGCTTGACGATGCTTTCTGGAGGTTTCTCTTCTCCATCGTTCTGCTGGTCATCATGTTCCTGTGGAGACCTTCCGTCAACAGCCAGAG ATACGCTTTCACTCCCCTAATTGACGAGATGAGCGACGAGGAAAAAGAAGAGATGAGGAACGAAGCTTTCG agggaATGAAGATAAGAGGAATGAAAACAGAGACCAACGGATCAGCCAAAGCCAGCAAAGTGGTAGGGGACTTTTTG GATGAAGATCTGAAGTGGGTGGAGGAGAACATCCCATCTTCCATCGCAGATAT GGCGCCTTTACTGGACTCGGATGAG GAGAACATAACAACCCAATTTGAGATTTCCAAGATGGAATAA
- the zgc:162698 gene encoding transmembrane protein 87A isoform X1, whose amino-acid sequence MAMLGGIVSLFLITLLVFFHVVLQVQAVSQPGKWILSADSKHNREQNKFVFTKTLFKDSTIFMQWRSEDCKHPVNLSISWYLRSSRCYDEVFGLDNSELENYFMLDTEVREGGTGFFIFHKYDPVECGQRVHELAVKSFDVPIKIMKFESAASEKPTVGKNATTKAEDEEVQEMTAMTSSAVPPYAVARTWEDGPYMFIVQIEETGSNPDKYHGSEPRGSSEEGKEWKLELEIRMLGPYQYLSASEWPLMCFYMVMCIIYVLLGVLWLVLSACYWRDLLRIQFWIGGVLFLGMLEKAVYYAEFQSIRYDGLSVQGAVIFAEILSAVKRTLARVLVIIASLGYGIVKPRLGALLHRVVGVGLVYLIFSVVEGVLRVNSAQDDLVLLAAIPLAVLDSALCWWVFISLAQTMKLLRLRRNLVKLSLYRHFTNTLIFTIIASVIFIIWMSKTFKFSKCQSDWRELWLDDAFWRFLFSIVLLVIMFLWRPSVNSQRYAFTPLIDEMSDEEKEEMRNEAFEGMKIRGMKTETNGSAKASKVVGDFLDEDLKWVEENIPSSIADMAPLLDSDEENITTQFEISKME is encoded by the exons ATGGCGATGCTGGGAGGGATCGTGTCtctgtttttaataacattaTTGGTTTTTTTCCACGTTGTCCTGCAGGTACAGGCGGTTTCACAGCCGGGGAAATGGATTCTGAGCGCTGACAGC AAACATAACCGTGAACAGAACAAATTCGTGTTCACAAAGACGTTATTCAAAGACTCGACTATCTTCATGCAAT GGAGGAGTGAAGACTGCAAGCATCCAGTTAATCTCTCAATATCCTGGTACCTGCGAAGCTCACGCTGCTATGATGAAGTCTTCGGACTGGAT AATTCTGAACTCGAAAATTACTTCATGTTGGACACAGAAGTGAGAGAGGGTGGAACTGGGTTTTTCATTTTCCATAAGTACGACCCTGTAGAGTGTGGCCAACGTGTGCACGAG cttgCTGTGAAATCCTTCGATGTGCCGATAAAGATTATGAAGTTTGAAAGC GCGGCTTCTGAGAAACCGACTGTGGGCAAGAATGCGACAACAAAGGCAGAGGATGAAGAGGTTCAGGAGATGACTGCGATGACGTCGTCTGCTGTG CCTCCCTACGCGGTTGCCAGGACTTGGGAAGATGGGCCTTACATGTTCATCGTTCAGATTGAGGAGACTGGCAGCAACCCTGACAAGTACCACGGCTCAGAGCCCAGGGGCAGCTCCGAGGAGGGCAAAGAGTGGAAACTGGAGT tagaaaTCAGGATGCTTGGTCCGTACCAATACCTCTCGGCATCTGAATGGCCTCTAATGTGT TTCTACATGGTGATGTGCATCATCTACGTGCTGCTGGGGGTGCTGTGGCTGGTCCTCTCTGCCTGCTACTGGAGAGACCTGCTGCGCATCCAGTTCTGGATCGGCGGGGTCCTGTTTCTGGGCATGCTGGAGAAGGCTGTGTACTACGCAGAGTTCCAGAGTATCCGCTACGACGGTCTGTCTG tgcaaGGGGCTGTGATTTTTGCTGAAATTCTCTCTGCTGTGAAGAGGACTCTGGCCCGCGTGTTAGTCATCATTGCCAGTCTGGGATACGGCATCGTTAA GCCAAGACTGGGGGCTCTTCTGCACAGAGTCGTGGGGGTTGGTTTGGTCTACCTGATCTTCTCGGTAGTGGAGGGGGTCCTTCGGGTGAATTCG GCTCAGGATGATCTTGTGCTGTTGGCTGCTATCCCCCTGGCTGTGCTCGACTCTGCGCTCTGCTGGTGG GTCTTCATCAGCCTTGCACAGACCATGAAGCTGTTGAGACTTCGGAGGAACCTGGTGAAGCTGTCCCTCTACCGTCACTTCACCAACACGTTGATATTCACCATCATCG CTTCTGTGATATTTATCATCTGGATGTCCAAGACCTTTAAATTTTCCAAGTGCCAGTCG GACTGGAGGGAGCTGTGGCTTGACGATGCTTTCTGGAGGTTTCTCTTCTCCATCGTTCTGCTGGTCATCATGTTCCTGTGGAGACCTTCCGTCAACAGCCAGAG ATACGCTTTCACTCCCCTAATTGACGAGATGAGCGACGAGGAAAAAGAAGAGATGAGGAACGAAGCTTTCG agggaATGAAGATAAGAGGAATGAAAACAGAGACCAACGGATCAGCCAAAGCCAGCAAAGTGGTAGGGGACTTTTTG GATGAAGATCTGAAGTGGGTGGAGGAGAACATCCCATCTTCCATCGCAGATAT GGCGCCTTTACTGGACTCGGATGAG GAGAACATAACAACCCAATTTGAGATTTCCAAGATGGAATAA